The following are encoded together in the Thermococcus sibiricus MM 739 genome:
- the rfbD gene encoding dTDP-4-dehydrorhamnose reductase has product MRVAIIGANGQLGSDLVEVFGSDSSFEVVPLTHSDLDVTILDTLEVLKKLKPDVIINTAAYVRVDDAELYPEKAFQVNAIGALNVARVAEEIDAVNVYISTDYVFDGSKGEPYTEEDIPNPINVYGLSKYAGEIFTKNYSRKHYIIRVASLYGKAGASGKGGNFVEFMVQKAKRGEEIRVVDDQFMSPTYTKDVARTLKKLLELKPEFGVYHMVNDGFCSWYEFTKAIFEILGWEVDVRPIKSDELKRLAKRPRFSALRNKRLEGLGLKMRPWRSALKEYLREKGYI; this is encoded by the coding sequence ATGAGGGTAGCCATCATCGGAGCCAACGGACAGCTGGGGAGTGATTTGGTTGAAGTATTTGGGAGTGATTCTTCCTTTGAAGTGGTTCCCTTAACTCACTCCGACCTTGACGTTACTATTCTAGATACCTTGGAAGTCTTGAAGAAGCTCAAGCCCGATGTGATTATTAATACGGCAGCATATGTCAGGGTTGACGATGCCGAGCTCTACCCTGAGAAGGCCTTTCAAGTTAATGCTATTGGAGCTCTGAACGTTGCGAGGGTCGCTGAGGAAATAGATGCAGTTAATGTTTACATCAGCACTGATTATGTGTTTGACGGAAGCAAGGGCGAACCTTACACCGAGGAGGATATCCCAAACCCGATAAACGTTTATGGTTTAAGCAAGTACGCTGGAGAGATATTCACCAAGAACTACTCCAGAAAACACTACATCATTAGAGTTGCGAGTCTGTACGGAAAGGCTGGGGCGAGCGGGAAGGGCGGCAACTTCGTCGAGTTCATGGTTCAAAAAGCCAAGAGAGGAGAAGAGATTAGAGTGGTGGATGACCAATTCATGAGCCCGACCTACACGAAGGACGTTGCAAGGACTCTAAAGAAGCTTTTGGAATTAAAGCCGGAGTTCGGCGTTTATCATATGGTCAATGATGGCTTCTGTTCTTGGTACGAGTTCACGAAGGCGATATTCGAGATTTTAGGCTGGGAGGTTGATGTTAGGCCGATAAAGTCGGACGAGCTCAAGAGGCTTGCAAAGAGACCAAGGTTTTCCGCTTTGAGGAATAAGAGGCTTGAGGGGCTCGGCCTGAAGATGAGACCTTGGAGAAGTGCTTTGAAGGAGTATTTGAGGGAGAAGGGATATATTTAA
- a CDS encoding flippase, translated as MNTVQRIAKNMAVLFVARVVSMLLGFFYVMYTARYLGPANYGILSFALALTGIFGVIANFGLDPLTVREVARDKSLARKYLANGIVLKLLFGTLTFLIVSLVVNLLGYPEITIKVVYIITISIIIGGINNLFSSIYQAFERMEFMSIGQILQSALFLAFAITAIKLGLNVVHFAMIYLIVNLIVLGYHVVITALKFLRLKIEVDLGFWKSVVREAWPFLGMNVAIMIYFRTDTIMLSKLVGDTAVGIYNAAYKIADLSLLVPSIGVSVVFPVFSRSFKNNLTYFKFLSNLLIKSACYIALPMAIIVTLFSNKIILVIFGQDYLNSISVLEILIWTSAVKYVSMFQGNIMVVINKQKFTFKVTVIMAILNIILNLVLISRYSYVGAAFATLITEITGLTIGFVFMSRWGYNFDLPRLLIVAIATLIMTAILVKITSNVFKAVLLIFIIYLVVVYLAGFTKEDIKILQEHLRLLA; from the coding sequence ATGAACACCGTACAGAGGATTGCAAAGAACATGGCGGTGCTTTTTGTGGCCAGGGTTGTGAGCATGTTACTTGGCTTTTTCTACGTAATGTACACTGCAAGGTACCTTGGCCCGGCAAACTATGGTATCCTTTCATTTGCTTTGGCTCTTACGGGCATTTTTGGGGTCATAGCAAACTTTGGGCTTGACCCTTTGACTGTTAGAGAAGTTGCGAGGGACAAAAGCCTTGCCAGGAAATATTTGGCGAATGGGATTGTTCTGAAGCTGCTTTTTGGAACTTTGACATTTCTGATCGTCTCGTTGGTTGTAAATCTTTTGGGTTATCCCGAGATCACGATAAAGGTTGTTTACATAATAACTATCTCCATCATTATTGGAGGGATTAATAACCTCTTCAGCTCCATATACCAGGCCTTTGAGAGGATGGAGTTCATGTCCATCGGGCAGATCCTCCAGAGCGCGCTTTTCCTGGCTTTTGCAATAACTGCAATAAAGCTCGGCTTGAACGTAGTTCATTTTGCGATGATTTACCTAATCGTGAACTTGATTGTCCTTGGTTATCACGTTGTTATAACAGCCTTGAAGTTTTTGAGGCTCAAAATAGAGGTGGATTTGGGATTTTGGAAGAGTGTTGTAAGGGAGGCGTGGCCTTTTTTAGGGATGAACGTTGCAATTATGATATATTTTAGAACAGATACGATTATGTTATCCAAATTAGTAGGTGACACTGCAGTAGGTATATATAATGCGGCTTACAAAATAGCAGATTTATCGCTTCTAGTTCCTAGTATAGGGGTATCCGTGGTTTTTCCAGTATTTTCGAGATCTTTTAAAAATAATTTAACATATTTTAAATTTCTATCAAATTTGTTAATTAAGAGTGCATGTTACATTGCCCTTCCCATGGCAATCATTGTGACACTGTTTTCCAATAAAATTATCTTGGTTATCTTTGGACAAGATTATCTAAACTCAATATCAGTTCTAGAGATATTAATTTGGACATCTGCAGTTAAATATGTATCTATGTTTCAAGGGAATATAATGGTAGTAATTAATAAACAGAAATTTACATTTAAGGTTACTGTAATAATGGCGATATTAAATATAATTTTGAATTTAGTACTAATTTCAAGGTATAGCTATGTTGGTGCGGCATTTGCAACACTAATAACTGAGATCACGGGCCTTACTATTGGTTTCGTTTTCATGAGTAGGTGGGGTTATAACTTCGATCTCCCAAGACTTCTCATAGTTGCTATTGCAACCTTAATTATGACTGCTATCCTTGTGAAAATAACTTCAAACGTTTTTAAGGCAGTGCTGCTAATCTTTATAATTTATTTAGTGGTTGTCTATCTTGCTGGATTTACAAAGGAGGATATAAAAATTTTACAAGAACATCTTAGGTTATTAGCATAA
- a CDS encoding glycosyltransferase family 2 protein has translation MRPTVSVIMPSYNHEKYIAQAIESVLNQTFPDFELIIIDDGSKDRSKEIIKAYEKKDKRIRAIFHKNNKGIARTMNEGLRKAKGKFIALFSSDDVWVKDKLEKQLKFFEKNDDLVVWSEGLVIDAQGNPTGGTFTQMYGASKKKKSGNLFEELLKGNYIFGQSVILKKKNIKDITYDERLKYLNDYKFMVDLAYNYEFYYIPEPLAMYRIHGKNSILSDRREWLRDQILVSTYFLERYGDRISKKLRAMLYHRIASAYAQLGERKIVLSYLPVLVKIDPISLYPLILLGLVATSENSLGRKILRKVYYLLLYNI, from the coding sequence ATGCGTCCAACGGTTAGTGTTATAATGCCATCCTATAATCATGAGAAATACATTGCCCAAGCAATTGAGAGTGTGTTAAATCAGACTTTTCCTGATTTTGAGTTAATAATTATTGATGATGGATCAAAAGACAGATCCAAGGAAATAATTAAAGCGTATGAAAAAAAAGACAAACGAATTCGCGCAATCTTTCATAAAAATAATAAGGGCATTGCTAGAACGATGAATGAAGGATTGAGAAAAGCAAAGGGCAAGTTCATTGCTCTTTTTTCTTCAGATGATGTGTGGGTCAAGGACAAACTTGAAAAACAACTTAAATTCTTTGAGAAAAATGATGATTTGGTAGTTTGGTCAGAGGGTTTAGTGATCGATGCACAAGGTAACCCAACAGGGGGGACCTTTACTCAAATGTATGGGGCTTCAAAAAAGAAAAAAAGTGGTAACCTCTTTGAAGAACTTCTAAAGGGCAATTATATTTTTGGTCAGAGCGTTATTTTAAAAAAGAAAAATATCAAAGATATAACATATGATGAACGCCTAAAATATCTAAATGATTATAAGTTTATGGTTGATTTGGCATACAATTATGAGTTCTACTATATTCCCGAACCATTAGCAATGTACAGAATACATGGAAAAAACAGCATCCTATCAGACAGACGTGAATGGTTAAGAGATCAAATACTAGTCAGCACGTATTTTTTGGAACGATATGGAGATAGAATATCGAAAAAACTAAGGGCAATGCTATATCACAGAATAGCCTCTGCATACGCTCAATTAGGTGAACGCAAAATTGTGCTAAGTTACTTACCGGTTTTAGTTAAGATTGATCCAATTAGTTTGTACCCCTTAATCTTGTTAGGTCTTGTTGCTACGAGTGAAAACAGTCTAGGAAGAAAAATCCTAAGGAAAGTTTATTATTTGCTATTATATAATATCTAA
- a CDS encoding DegT/DnrJ/EryC1/StrS family aminotransferase — MIPFVDVKREYHEIKEEIDNAVQRVLESGWFILGEELKKFEEEFAKYLGANYAIGVNSGSDALYLSVKALGIGRGDEVITVSHTFISTVDAIVRNGARPVFVDIDPETYTIDVNQIEEKITKKTKAIIPVHLYGHPADMDPIMEIAEKHGLYVIEDASQAHGAEYKGKKVGSIGHVACFSFYPTKNLGAYGDAGAIVTNDNELAERLRMMRNYGSPKKYYHDFIGVNSRLDEIQAAILRVKLKYLNRWNERRREIAKLYNEFLKDTGVITPVEKEWAKHVYHLYVIRHKERDELQQYLLRNGIKTQIHYPVPVHLQKAYLDLGVKVRLPVTEQISQEILSLPMFPHLSDTEVEKIARVVKDASNG; from the coding sequence ATGATCCCATTCGTCGACGTAAAGAGGGAATATCATGAAATTAAAGAGGAAATTGACAATGCAGTTCAGCGGGTTCTTGAAAGTGGTTGGTTTATCCTTGGGGAAGAGTTAAAAAAATTCGAAGAAGAATTTGCAAAATATCTGGGAGCTAATTACGCTATTGGCGTGAATTCAGGTTCAGATGCCCTCTACTTGTCCGTTAAGGCTCTTGGAATCGGAAGAGGGGATGAAGTTATTACTGTCTCGCACACATTCATCTCCACGGTTGATGCCATCGTAAGAAACGGAGCAAGGCCAGTGTTTGTGGATATTGATCCAGAAACTTACACAATTGATGTAAATCAAATTGAGGAGAAAATTACAAAAAAGACGAAGGCAATCATACCCGTTCACTTGTATGGACACCCTGCGGATATGGATCCAATAATGGAGATTGCTGAAAAACATGGGTTGTATGTAATAGAGGATGCTTCTCAAGCCCATGGGGCCGAGTATAAAGGGAAAAAAGTCGGCAGCATCGGCCACGTGGCCTGTTTTAGTTTCTACCCGACAAAAAACCTTGGAGCCTATGGAGATGCCGGTGCAATAGTTACAAATGATAATGAGCTTGCTGAAAGGTTAAGGATGATGAGGAACTACGGTTCACCTAAGAAGTATTATCATGATTTCATAGGGGTCAACAGTAGGCTTGATGAGATCCAAGCGGCTATTCTAAGGGTTAAGCTCAAATATTTGAACAGATGGAACGAGAGAAGAAGAGAAATTGCTAAATTATATAATGAGTTTTTAAAGGATACTGGAGTAATTACACCCGTTGAGAAAGAGTGGGCCAAGCATGTTTATCATCTATATGTGATAAGACATAAAGAAAGAGATGAACTTCAGCAATATCTACTGAGGAATGGAATAAAGACTCAGATTCACTATCCAGTTCCAGTTCATCTCCAAAAAGCTTACCTTGACCTTGGGGTTAAGGTAAGACTACCTGTCACAGAACAGATTAGCCAAGAGATATTGTCTCTTCCAATGTTTCCACATTTGAGTGATACTGAAGTGGAGAAGATAGCGAGGGTGGTCAAAGATGCGTCCAACGGTTAG
- a CDS encoding GNAT family N-acetyltransferase — protein MGKFDHPNIQKFANEISIREYSSKFRKEWDKFISESKNGTFLFYRNYMEYHSDRFEDHSLMFFYKNTLVGVMPANIEKDKIYSHAGLTYGGVVSGNKMRTPVMMGLFKALTSYLEDMGITKLVYKPVPHIYHIIPAEEDLYALFRFGARLIRRDVSSTIDLTEKIRFSSGRRRSIKNAKSHGLVIKQTDDFDTYMSIVEENLRKKYGVKPTHTADEIKLLASRFPEHIKLFAVYYKGEMVAGVIMYESNKKVAHAQYIASNEIGKELYALDYLFDYLINEYYSRINPRKYFDFGISTENEGKYLNFDLITYKEQFGARATVYDRYELKIGDEI, from the coding sequence ATGGGAAAATTTGATCACCCAAACATCCAAAAATTTGCTAACGAAATTAGTATAAGAGAGTATTCTTCCAAATTTAGAAAAGAATGGGACAAGTTTATATCAGAATCCAAAAATGGCACATTCCTTTTTTACAGGAACTATATGGAGTACCATTCTGATAGATTTGAGGATCATTCATTAATGTTTTTTTACAAAAATACCCTTGTTGGCGTTATGCCAGCAAATATTGAAAAAGACAAGATTTATTCTCATGCGGGTCTAACATATGGAGGCGTAGTATCTGGAAACAAGATGAGAACTCCTGTAATGATGGGTCTTTTTAAAGCCCTCACAAGCTATCTCGAAGATATGGGAATAACTAAGCTCGTTTATAAACCTGTTCCACACATATATCACATAATCCCTGCAGAAGAAGATTTATATGCACTTTTTAGGTTTGGTGCTAGGTTAATAAGGAGAGACGTATCTTCAACCATAGATCTCACAGAAAAGATACGATTTAGTAGTGGACGTAGAAGGAGTATAAAAAATGCTAAATCGCATGGCTTAGTTATTAAACAAACTGATGATTTCGATACATATATGAGTATAGTAGAGGAGAACCTAAGAAAAAAATATGGGGTGAAGCCAACCCATACTGCAGACGAGATAAAGCTATTGGCAAGTAGATTCCCGGAACATATCAAACTTTTTGCAGTTTATTACAAGGGGGAAATGGTCGCTGGGGTAATAATGTATGAGAGTAATAAAAAAGTTGCTCATGCTCAATACATAGCCTCGAATGAAATAGGAAAAGAGTTGTATGCTCTGGATTATCTTTTTGATTATTTAATAAACGAATATTACTCTAGGATTAACCCACGAAAATATTTTGACTTTGGTATATCTACAGAGAACGAGGGTAAATACCTTAATTTTGATCTCATAACATATAAGGAACAGTTTGGTGCAAGGGCAACCGTTTATGACAGATATGAACTGAAAATAGGTGATGAAATATGA
- a CDS encoding glycoside hydrolase family 130 protein, whose amino-acid sequence MKWRKMGRIYAPKGEKPWMQHSAMTPTPILLDDETIRVYVGFRDNEGVSRIGYVDVKADNPSRVLDISMEPVLDIGIPGAFDDNGMILGDVVKYKNKIRMYYVGFQLVKKAKFLAFSGLAISKDEGYTFRRISNAPILDRIDRELYIRAIHSVLFENGKWRIWYAAGNKWEYIGGKPYPSYDIRYIESKDGITFERKPGTIVIPNNNTEYRIGRPRVYKFNEKYYMFYTKGVKRGNHFDYLPGFAESFDGIHWVRKDHEIGITPSPRGWDSEMLCYPSLIQYEDKIYMFYNGNGMGKSGFGYAILESW is encoded by the coding sequence ATGAAGTGGAGAAAGATGGGACGCATATATGCTCCAAAAGGTGAAAAACCATGGATGCAACATTCTGCAATGACGCCCACTCCAATTTTACTTGACGACGAGACCATCAGAGTATACGTGGGATTTAGAGATAATGAAGGTGTTAGTAGAATCGGATATGTAGACGTTAAGGCTGACAACCCTTCGAGGGTATTGGACATTTCCATGGAGCCAGTTCTTGATATAGGGATTCCAGGTGCTTTTGATGATAATGGTATGATTCTGGGGGATGTTGTTAAGTACAAAAATAAAATTAGAATGTACTATGTTGGATTTCAGCTTGTTAAGAAAGCAAAGTTCTTAGCATTTAGTGGTCTTGCAATAAGTAAAGATGAAGGGTATACATTTAGAAGGATTAGCAACGCTCCTATTTTGGATCGTATAGATAGAGAATTGTATATAAGAGCTATTCATTCAGTCCTTTTTGAAAACGGAAAGTGGAGGATTTGGTATGCGGCCGGGAATAAATGGGAATACATAGGGGGGAAACCTTATCCAAGTTATGACATTAGATACATTGAATCAAAAGATGGTATTACATTTGAAAGGAAACCTGGAACTATAGTTATTCCTAACAACAACACTGAATATAGAATTGGCCGTCCAAGAGTATACAAGTTTAATGAAAAGTACTATATGTTCTATACGAAAGGCGTTAAACGAGGAAATCATTTTGACTATCTTCCCGGATTCGCCGAATCTTTTGATGGGATTCATTGGGTTCGAAAAGATCATGAGATTGGTATTACTCCCTCGCCGAGAGGCTGGGACTCCGAAATGTTGTGTTACCCATCTCTCATTCAGTATGAAGATAAGATATATATGTTCTACAATGGAAATGGTATGGGTAAGAGTGGTTTTGGTTATGCAATATTAGAATCTTGGTGA
- a CDS encoding acetyltransferase, with product MNRIEKLEKNSINLLGKQNEKTEKLVIIGTGETAEIAYEYFTDYSPYEVVAFAVEREYLDKTKLFGLPVVPFENVEEIYPPEKYKAFVAVSYTKLNRVRARLYHEAKRKGYTLVTFIHPTVFIGRDVEIGDNCFIFEYNNIQRKVKIGNNVVIWAKNHIGHRSVIKDHCYLASGVIISGFCEIGEYSFLGVNCSLNDRIKIAKDTIIGNGAIVVKDITEPGGVYVGNPARRLPKSSYEVFGVRGDEI from the coding sequence ATGAATCGGATAGAGAAGTTAGAGAAAAACTCAATAAACTTACTCGGGAAGCAAAATGAAAAGACTGAAAAACTTGTTATAATCGGGACGGGAGAAACTGCAGAAATTGCTTATGAATATTTTACTGATTATTCCCCATATGAAGTTGTTGCATTTGCCGTTGAGAGGGAGTACTTAGATAAAACGAAGTTATTTGGTCTTCCAGTAGTTCCTTTCGAAAATGTAGAAGAAATATACCCTCCTGAAAAATATAAGGCGTTTGTTGCAGTAAGTTACACAAAACTTAACCGAGTTAGGGCGAGATTATATCATGAAGCCAAGAGAAAAGGGTATACTCTGGTAACATTTATTCATCCAACTGTGTTCATAGGCAGGGACGTTGAAATTGGTGACAATTGTTTCATATTTGAATATAATAATATCCAGAGAAAAGTCAAAATTGGAAACAACGTTGTGATTTGGGCTAAGAATCACATAGGGCATAGAAGTGTGATAAAGGATCATTGCTATTTAGCATCTGGTGTAATAATTTCCGGTTTTTGCGAGATTGGGGAATACAGTTTTTTAGGGGTTAATTGTTCGTTAAATGATAGGATAAAAATCGCCAAAGACACTATAATAGGAAATGGGGCGATAGTAGTAAAAGATATAACAGAACCGGGAGGAGTTTATGTGGGAAATCCTGCCCGCAGACTTCCAAAAAGTAGTTATGAAGTATTTGGTGTTAGGGGTGACGAGATATGA
- a CDS encoding sugar 3,4-ketoisomerase — protein sequence MEEMLMPTDRISLCKIINFPVVTDYRGNLTFIEENKHVPFEIRRVYYLYDVPTGATRGGHAHINLEQVIIALSGSFEVIIDDGYKRKSVFLNRPHYGLYIPPGIWRELVNFSSNSVALVLASMPYDEKDYIRDYETFKKMSRGGFWDESDREVREKLNKLTREAK from the coding sequence ATGGAGGAAATGCTTATGCCGACTGACAGAATAAGCTTATGCAAAATTATTAACTTCCCAGTAGTCACAGATTACCGGGGGAACCTAACATTCATTGAAGAAAACAAGCATGTGCCCTTTGAAATCAGGAGGGTATACTACTTGTATGACGTCCCTACTGGAGCAACGAGAGGTGGACATGCACACATAAATCTCGAACAAGTGATTATAGCGTTGAGCGGTAGCTTTGAGGTAATAATTGATGATGGATACAAAAGAAAAAGTGTGTTCCTCAACAGGCCCCACTATGGCCTGTATATTCCACCTGGAATCTGGAGGGAGTTGGTTAACTTTTCTTCAAATTCAGTAGCTTTGGTGTTGGCATCGATGCCATACGATGAGAAAGATTATATAAGGGACTACGAAACTTTTAAGAAAATGTCAAGGGGAGGTTTTTGGGATGAATCGGATAGAGAAGTTAGAGAAAAACTCAATAAACTTACTCGGGAAGCAAAATGA